The nucleotide sequence GAACCCCGAGCGGTCCATGAGTCGCGGCGAGAATGATTCCGCCGCTGCGCAAGTGCGCGCCCATCAATGCGGCCACCATGGCCTGCCCGGAGGTGTCGAGCGCCGAGGTCGGCTCGTCCAGCAGCCAGACCGGGCGATTGACAGCAATCAGCCGTGCAATCGACAGGCGCCGACGCTGTCCGGCCGAGAGGAACGCCGCAGGCAGGTGTGCCGCATGGCCAAGGCCCACGGTCTTCAGGCTCGCGGGTCCATCGATCGCTTCGCCGCCCAAAAATCCCCTCCAGAAATTGAGGTTTTCCAGCACCGTCAGGGAAGGCTTCAGCGCGTCGCGGTGGCCGAGATAATGCGCCTGCTCCGCAAGCGTGAGTTCCGCCTCGCCGCCCTCAAGTGTGATCGCGCCACCGGCGGCTGGAAGCAGCCCTGCCATCAGCCGGAGCAGCGATGACTTCCCGGCCCCGTTGATGCCGGTCACAGCCAGCGCCTGACCTGCGGGGACCGCAAGATCGAGACCGGAAAAGATGTCTCGCCCGCCCCTGACGCATTTCAGACCCTGAGCCGTAAGCCTCATGATGGATTGACCGATGGCCTGTGGCGGGGCGCTGTAGTTCCAGCCGTGACGTGCATGACAGGGAGACAATCCATAGCGGGTGTGGTGGACAGACTGGAAAGATTCTATAAAACCGGAACTTGGTGCAGCACACAATCAGCCACCGGAAACAGCACGGTTCAGCCCTGATTCCTTCGCTCTTGACGGTGTTCCGATACCTTTTGCCGGGTATCTCCAACTTCTGAACTGGGATCGTTCACATGCCCTCGCTCGACAGCTTCAAATGCCAGAAAACCCTCAAGGTCGGCGCCAAGACTTACGTGTATTACAGCCTGCCTGCGGCTGAAAAGAACGGCCTCAAGGGC is from Afipia massiliensis and encodes:
- the ccmA gene encoding heme ABC exporter ATP-binding protein CcmA — encoded protein: MRLTAQGLKCVRGGRDIFSGLDLAVPAGQALAVTGINGAGKSSLLRLMAGLLPAAGGAITLEGGEAELTLAEQAHYLGHRDALKPSLTVLENLNFWRGFLGGEAIDGPASLKTVGLGHAAHLPAAFLSAGQRRRLSIARLIAVNRPVWLLDEPTSALDTSGQAMVAALMGAHLRSGGIILAATHGPLGVPAQELRIGGDA